A section of the Cydia splendana chromosome 1, ilCydSple1.2, whole genome shotgun sequence genome encodes:
- the LOC134806130 gene encoding uncharacterized protein LOC134806130, giving the protein MSLEELRTELEALKVQNAALQAQQNQPSTSDTPTSDTTAPTKGICGVTVKLPPFWADRPAVWFAQAEAQFHLAGIKADMTKFSHFISIIDQRQIGEIEDIIMSPPEHDKYKILKEELIRRLSVSEQQRVERLLSSEELGTRKPSAFLRYLQSLAGSSKDDSILRQLWMRRLPGQVQAILTAQSDISLDKLAELADKIMEVTPGPQQACQVTNNSGQPDLNAVMARLEQLTQQVAAMTTRGQRGRSRNRSSSRSRSRTNSPARGASRLCWYHKKFNTRATKCNPPCNWNNSENSNSGQ; this is encoded by the coding sequence ATGTCTCTTGAGGAGTTGCGGACTGAGCTGGAGGCCCTAAAGGTGCAAAATGCGGCTTTGCAAGCCCAGCAGAACCAGCCTTCAACATCTGACACACCTACATCCGACACCACGGCACCAACAAAAGGCATATGCGGTGTTACAGTCAAGCTGCCTCCGTTCTGGGCCGACCGACCAGCAGTATGGTTCGCCCAGGCAGAGGCACAATTTCATTTGGCAGGAATTAAGGCAGACATGACAAAATTCAGTCATTTCATCAGCATAATTGACCAACGACAAATCGGAGAGATTGAAGACATTATCATGAGCCCGCCGGAACatgataagtataaaatattaaaagaagAATTGATCCGGCGGCTTTCTGTCTCCGAGCAGCAGCGGGTTGAGCGTCTGTTAAGCAGTGAGGAACTCGGTACCCGAAAGCCCTCTGCTTTCCTCCGCTACCTACAGTCTCTTGCAGGCTCATCTAAAGATGACAGCATCTTAAGGCAGTTATGGATGAGACGGCTACCAGGGCAAGTCCAAGCGATTTTGACTGCTCAGTCCGACATCAGCTTAGACAAACTTGCAGAGCTGGCTGACAAAATAATGGAAGTCACTCCTGGTCCACAACAAGCATGTCAGGTAACTAATAATTCGGGACAGCCTGATCTCAATGCTGTAATGGCCCGCCTCGAGCAGCTCACACAGCAGGTTGCTGCCATGACTACAAGAGGGCAGCGTGGCAGATCCCGGAACAGGTCATCCTCGCGCAGCAGAAGCCGAACCAACTCTCCGGCTAGAGGGGCGAGTCGGCTGTGCTGGTAccataaaaaatttaatacaagAGCTACCAAATGCAACCCGCCTTGCAACTGGAACAACTCGGAAAACTCGAACAGCGGTCAGTAA